The following DNA comes from Mycobacteroides immunogenum.
GCCGGCCTTGCTGTTGTTGGCTGTGGCATTACTCATTGCCCCGCAACGACATCGGCGCCTCAGATGCCCCGGAAACGGTTCGGGGCAGAGGAACGGGAAACTGGTGGTCGCATTGTTGGGTGCGCTGGGCCTGGCGGCGCTGTGTCTGTTTCCGCTTTCGGTGGTGATGGCGATCGCGGTATTGGGAGGGACTTTCGGCATCCGGTGGCGCCGCCGCCGTAGGTATCGCGCCGACTCGGAGGAGCTGAGTGGTACGGAATCCGGGCTCGACGTTGTGGTCGGTGAACTGAGGGTAGGGGCGCATCCGGTGCGGGCGTTCGAGGTCGCGGCCGCAGAGCTCAGCGGGAAGGTAGGCGAGGCGTTCGCCGCCACGGCAGCACGGGCTCGTGTGGGTGTGAATCTGGATCCGGCCGTGCCGACCGCGGGATCAGTGTCGCCGCAATGGGATCGGATTGCCCGCAGTTGGTCACTGGCGCAACGACATGGCCTTGCCGTTGCCGATCTGCTTGATGCTTGCAGGGCCGATTTACAAGAACGGCAGCGGTTTGCGGCGCGGGTGAACGCGGGGTTGGCCGGCCCACGCGCGACCGCGGCGGTGCTAACGGGTCTGCCCGTGGTGGGTATCGGACTGGGCCAAATGATCGGAGCGCGACCCCTCACTGTGCTGTGCTCGGGAGGGGTTGGCGGCGCTCTGTTGGTTGTTGGGGTGCTGCTGGCATGCATCGGCCTGTTGTGGTCCGATGCGATCACGGGGAAGGCGCTGCGGTGAGTGCCGCCCTGCTGATGCTGGCCGCGGCCGTCCTGACCGCGCCCGGGGCGTTGCGAGCTCGAGCAAGGATGTCGCGTGGTCGTTTGTCCGCTCCCATCGTGGATGACTCCGCCGAAAAAGGCTTGCTGGGCATGGCGTTCAGTCTCGACATGCTCTGCGTGTGTCTTCGATCGGGGATGCCGGTCGCGGGGGCGGCGCTGGTAGTCGCGTCTTCGGCGCCGCGAGAGCTGGCCCGGATGTTGCATCGCGCGGGCGAGATGCTCGCGCTCGGTGCGCCGGCATCGACTGCGTGGGCGGACACCGGCGCATCCGATGAACCGGGATACGAACAGCGCGAGGCGCTCACCAGACTGGCGCGGAGATCGGCCGACTCAGGCGCGATGATGGCGGACGGTATTGCTTCACTGGCGCTGCAGTGCCGCCGGGATGCGCTGGATTCCGCCGTGGTCACCGCGGAACGAGCCGGCGTACTTATCGGTGCCCCGCTGGGTTTGTGTTTTCTGCCTTCATTCGTCTGCCTGGGCATCCTGCCTGTCGTGATGGGGCTGGCACGCGATGTGTTCGACAGCGGTGTGCTGTGACCTGTGGAAGATCCGCAGGCCTGAGAGGGAGGGAATCCATTGATACACAAAGTAGTAACGAAGTTGCGCCGGAGGATGACAGTGGTCGTCGAGTCGGAAGACGGCATGTCTACCGTGGAATACGCCATCGGGACAATCGCCGCGGCCGCGTTCGGGGCGATCCTGTATACGGTGGTCACCGGGGACTCGATAGTCAGTGCGCTTACCAACATCATCACGCGCGCGCTCAACACCAGCGTTTAGGCGGCGATGCCGGAGCCGTCACTGTGGAGGCCGCGTTCGGTATTGCGGCGTTGGTGGCGGTGCTGGTGATGTGTGCCGCTGGAATTCAGGCGGTATCGATGCAGGTGCGCTGTGTGGATGCCTCGCGTGAGGCGGCGCGGCTGGCGGCGCGTGGTGACGATGCCGACGCACGGTCGGTGGCTCGCCGGATTGCTCCACAGGGCGCGGCGGTTGAGGTTCGCCGCGATGGTGGCTATGCGGTGGCGCGGGTCACGGCGAGGAGCCGCCTGTTGCCTGCCATTGCGATTGCCGCTGAGTCTGTTTCGGCGATGGAACCCGAGGGCTGATAGCGGCTCGGCGACCATTGTCGCGGTGGCCATGGTGGCGGTGCTGTTGGTGTTGACGGCTGGGGGCGCCGCTGTGGGTTCGGCAGTGGTGGCCCGACATCGTGCGCAGGCGGTGGCTGATCTGGCGGCCCTGGCCGGGGCGCAACACGCTCTCTACGGTGCCGCGCCGGCCTGTGTTGAGGTGGGTGTGATCGCACGGAGGATGGGCGCTGCCGTCGCTAGTTGTGTCGTCGAAGATCTCGATGTGGTTGTCGGCGTGTCTGTTCCGGTGATGTTGGGTCGGTTCGGCATGGGTCCGGCCCGGGCGGCGGCCCGCGCGGGCCCGGTCACCGAAAGCACGTGACCGCTGCAGTGATCAGCGCTTGGTTGCCGAGGGTGCGTCGAGATACGGAGCCACCGCGGCGTAGAAGATCTCGACGTGGATGTTGACTATGTGTTGGCGGTCCAGGTCGGGGCGGGAGCGCCACCAATGCCCGAGACGTTCCGCTGCCCCGGACATGGCGTGCGAGAGTCCTTCGACAAAAAGTTCGGGTATGTCGGGATGGTCCTTGGTAATCAGCGCGTAGATCGTCTCGATATTGTCCAGCCGCAGGGCGGATAGTTCTTCACGTGACTCGGCAGGTAGCACGGCGGCACTGCCGTAAATGAGCTCCCACCGTTCGGGATGAGTCTCCAAGAGCCCAAAGAAAAGGTCTGCCGCAGTGGCGAACTGCTCGCGTACCGCCAGCGTGGGATCGGCTCGCTGTATCAGTGCCTGCGCAAAATCGGCATGAGCACGTCGGGCGCACGCTAGGTATGCGCCGTCCTTGGTTTTGAAGTGGCGGTAGGCGATCGGCTTGGTAACGCCCGCGGCCTGGGCAATGTCACTCAACGAGACGGCGGCGAATCCACGCTCGAAGAACAGCTGCTCGGCGGCGTCCAGCAAGTGTGCGTGGCGCTCTGCCCACGGCTGGCGCGATGCTGCGCCGGGTGTGGGGCTTGTCTCCATGGGCCAACATTCTAGCTTCGACTTGTTACTTCGAGTAACAAGAGCTATGTTACCGAAGGTAACAACGAGATGTGTGCCGTCAACCCTGAGGAGCCTGCGATGAGTGGGGGATTCTGCGTGCGGGGATGCCTCCCCGCGCCGGTAACGAGCGACGAGGAGAATTTCGTGTTCGCTGTCCGTGCAGTCCTAGCCGGGTGTACCCAATGGTGAACCGGCGCAAACAGTCTCGGGGTCGTATCGGGCGAACACTCGGCGCGTTGTGGATGCCTTTGGTGGCGCTCATCGTCATCGCGACCGTGGGCTTCGGCGTGAATCGGATTCGGGAGAAGTCGCTGGCGATCAGCCACCCGCCGACTACCCGCCCGATTCCGGCCACGGTGGTTCAGATCAATCCCAAGAACGTCACCTATGAGGTGTTCGGCACCTTGGGAACTAGCGGGAAAGTGTCCTATGCCAACCTCAATAGTGAACCGGTCGACGTCGTGCTGACCTCGCTGCCGTGGTCGGTCTCGGAG
Coding sequences within:
- a CDS encoding type II secretion system F family protein, whose translation is MLLAVALLIAPQRHRRLRCPGNGSGQRNGKLVVALLGALGLAALCLFPLSVVMAIAVLGGTFGIRWRRRRRYRADSEELSGTESGLDVVVGELRVGAHPVRAFEVAAAELSGKVGEAFAATAARARVGVNLDPAVPTAGSVSPQWDRIARSWSLAQRHGLAVADLLDACRADLQERQRFAARVNAGLAGPRATAAVLTGLPVVGIGLGQMIGARPLTVLCSGGVGGALLVVGVLLACIGLLWSDAITGKALR
- a CDS encoding type II secretion system F family protein, coding for MSAALLMLAAAVLTAPGALRARARMSRGRLSAPIVDDSAEKGLLGMAFSLDMLCVCLRSGMPVAGAALVVASSAPRELARMLHRAGEMLALGAPASTAWADTGASDEPGYEQREALTRLARRSADSGAMMADGIASLALQCRRDALDSAVVTAERAGVLIGAPLGLCFLPSFVCLGILPVVMGLARDVFDSGVL
- a CDS encoding DUF4244 domain-containing protein, giving the protein MTVVVESEDGMSTVEYAIGTIAAAAFGAILYTVVTGDSIVSALTNIITRALNTSV
- a CDS encoding TadE family type IV pilus minor pilin, producing the protein MEAAFGIAALVAVLVMCAAGIQAVSMQVRCVDASREAARLAARGDDADARSVARRIAPQGAAVEVRRDGGYAVARVTARSRLLPAIAIAAESVSAMEPEG
- a CDS encoding Rv3654c family TadE-like protein; the encoded protein is MRLPLSLFRRWNPRADSGSATIVAVAMVAVLLVLTAGGAAVGSAVVARHRAQAVADLAALAGAQHALYGAAPACVEVGVIARRMGAAVASCVVEDLDVVVGVSVPVMLGRFGMGPARAAARAGPVTEST
- a CDS encoding TetR/AcrR family transcriptional regulator, which encodes METSPTPGAASRQPWAERHAHLLDAAEQLFFERGFAAVSLSDIAQAAGVTKPIAYRHFKTKDGAYLACARRAHADFAQALIQRADPTLAVREQFATAADLFFGLLETHPERWELIYGSAAVLPAESREELSALRLDNIETIYALITKDHPDIPELFVEGLSHAMSGAAERLGHWWRSRPDLDRQHIVNIHVEIFYAAVAPYLDAPSATKR
- a CDS encoding MmpS family transport accessory protein — encoded protein: MNRRKQSRGRIGRTLGALWMPLVALIVIATVGFGVNRIREKSLAISHPPTTRPIPATVVQINPKNVTYEVFGTLGTSGKVSYANLNSEPVDVVLTSLPWSVSETTMSSAASLSLVAQVDGDSLGCRIRVNGEVREEQVVNHSSAAVACTVTAA